Genomic segment of Alcanivorax borkumensis SK2:
CACGGAACATGGTGAACAACCAGTTGAATATCTTCGCACCGGTCGGTATCGAGATAATCATCGTGGTAATACCGAAGAACGAATTCACACTGGCCCCCGACCCCATGGTGAAGAAATGGTGCAGCCACACCAAGTACGACAGCACGGTAATTACCACGGTCGCATAAACCATAGAGGTGTAACCGAACAGCGGCTTGCGGCTATAGGTAGACACGATCTCCGAGAAAATACCGAACACCGGCAAAATCAGGATGTACACCTCGGGGTGCCCCCAGATCCAGATCAAATTCACATACATCATGGCGTTGCCACCAAGATCATTGGTGAAGAAAGCCGTGTCCAGGTAGCGATCCATCGACAGCATGGCCAGCACTGCAGTGAGTACCGGGAACGCCGCCACAATCAAGATATTGGTGCACAGGGAGGTCCAGGTGAACACCGGCATCTTCATCAGGCTCATGCCCGGGGCCCGCATCTTGACGATGGTCACCAACAGGTTAACCCCGGATAACAGCGTCCCCACCCCGGCAATCTGCAACGCCCAGATGTAGTAGTCCACCCCCACCCCAGGGCTCTGCAAAATGCCCGATAACGGCGGATAGGCCAGCCAACCCGTCTTAGCAAACTCACCCACAAACAGAGACACCATCAGCAGTACAGCACCACCGGTAGTCATCCAAAAACTGAAATTATTCAGAAACGGGAAAGCCACATCGCGGGTGCCGATTTGCAACGGAATCAGATAATTCATGATCCCGGTCACCAGTGGCATGGCCACGAAAAAAATCATGATCACGCCATGGGCGGTGAAGATCTGATCGTAGTGGTGAGGCGGCAGATAGCCGGTGGCATCACCAAAGGCCATCGCTTGATGAAGGCGCATCATGATCGCATCAGCGAAGCCGCGCAGCAGCATTACCAAGCCAAGGATGATGTACATGATGCCGATTTTCTTGTGGTCGATGGTAGTGAACCATTCATTCCACAGGTAGCCCCACAGCTTATAGCGCGTCAGCGCCGCCAGCACCGCGACTCCCCCCAGCGCCACCATGGCAAAGGTGCTGAGGATGATCGGATCATGGAAGGGGATTGCCTCCCAGGTAAGGCGACCAAAGATCAGTTTGATCAGATCCAGGTTCTCAAACATGGGCGGCACCTACTGCGTTTGCGATCAGGAAAAATTTATTCATGGTGGCCTCCATGGTGCGGGTGGCCGGCATTACCTTCGTGATCTTGATGACCTTCATGGTTAGCCTTGGCATCAGCGTGATGCCCTGCATGCTTATTCATCCCTGCGTGGTACATCATGTCTTCCATACAGACTTGGCCTGGCTCTACACAGCGATTAAAAATGCCGTAGTAAAGTGTTGGATCCACTTCACCGTAATAGCTCACCGGTTCATCAATACTCGGCGCTTCCAGTTGCAGGTATTCATCACGGCTCAGATTTCCCTCGCTGGCCTTCACCTTCGCCACCCAGTCATCGAAGTCCTCTTCGCTTAACCCGTGGAAATCAAACTTCATCTGTGAGTAACCCGCGCCACTGTAGTTAGCCGAAAAGCCTTTATAGACACCCGGCTCGTTGATCACCCCGTGTAGCTTTGTTTCCATGCCTGCCATGGCATAGATCTGCCCGGCCATGGCCGGAATAAAGAAAGAATTCATCATGGTAGAGGCGGTAATCTTGAAGCGAATAGGATGATTCACCGGCGCCGCCAATTCATTGACGGTGGCAATTCCCTGCTCCGGATAGATAAACAACCACTTCCAATCCAGCGCCACCACTTCCACGGTGAGCGGCTCCAGCGTCGCCGGCACCGGTGTGTGCGCATCAATGCGGTCCAGCGGACGGTAGGGGTCTAACTTATGGGTACTCACCCAGGTCATGGCGCCCAGCGCGATGATAATCATGAGGGGAACAGACCAGATCACCAGTTCCAGCACGGTGGAATGGTTCCAATCGGGTTTGTAGTTGGCTTTCGTGTTGGCTTCCCGGTAATGCCAAGCAAACCACAACGTCAGCACGATCACCGGCACAATGACAAGCAGCATCAAGACCGTGGCCCACACAAGCAGATCCCGTTGTTGCACGGCCACGTCACCAGAGGGGGACATCACGACTGCGTCGCAACCCGCAAGCAAGGCGGTGACAAGCAACGTCAACGACGCTCCACGCAAGTATTTGAATAATTGCATTGGCGAATCTTCTGGTTGGCTTTTAAGTAGCCGGGACTCTATCCAAGGGCATCAGTAGCCGGTATTGGACATTTTGTCCCATAGGCTTAAAGTCTAAATATTCTTGATGGAAATCAATGCACAAAGGAGCCTTTTAATAACGGTTTTCCCACTCAACATTGCTCAAAACATGCAAACCGTTATTCCGAGCCCTAACAACAACTCTGGTGAAGAGCGCAAAACATGTCTCAGACCTCTTCGGCTTCGATGCCGAGCAAACCCGGCCACAGCTCCGTGGCCCCAAACGAAATCGCCGTGGGTGTGGTCATCGGCCGTACCTCCGAGTATTTCGACTTTTTTGTCTACGGCATCGCCTCCGTGCTGATCTTTCCTCAGCTGTTCTTCCCGTTTACCGGTCAGCTGCAAGGAATGCTCTATGCCTTCATGGTGTTTGCGCTGGCCTTTGTGGCACGGCCCTTTGGTACCGCCCTGTTCATGTGGATCCAGCGACAGTGGGGCCGCGGCATCAAACTCACCACCGCCCTCTTCCTTCTCGGCACAGCCACTGCGGGCATTGCCTTCCTGCCCGGTTATGAACAACTCGGCGGCCATGCCATCGTGCTGCTGGCCCTGTTTCGGATGATGCAAGGGATCGCCTTCGGCGGTTCCTGGGATGGCCTCCCTTCATTACTGGCCCTAAACGCCCCCAAAGAAAGCCGCAGCTGGTACACCATGATTGGCCAGCTGGGCGCCCCCCTTGGCTTCGTGATCGCCAGCGCCCTGTTCCTGTATCTTTATAACAGCCTGAGCGCTGCGGATTTCATGAGCTGGGGTTGGCGTTATCCGTTCTTCGTGGCATTCGCCATCAACGTGGTCGCCCTATTCGCGCGGCTGCGCTTGGTGCTAGGCGAGGAATACACCGAAGCCATGCAGGAAAGTGAACTGGAACCCATTCGCACCAGCGAGATGGTGCGAGAGGAGGGCCACAATATTTTTATCGGCTCCTTTGCCGCCTTGGCCAGCTATGCGCTATTTCATGTGGTAACCATTTTTCCACTGTCATGGATTGCCTTCCAGGGCAGCCAGACCACCGCCGAAGTGCTCACCGTACAAGTATTGGGTGGCTTCGTGGGCATCATCGCCACCATCTGCTCCGGCTGGATCGCCGCCCGCATCGGCAAACGCACCACCGTGGGCGCCCTGGCCGCCATGATTGGCGTATTCAGCCTTCTCACCCCACTGCTAATGGGCGGTAGCCCGGTCATGCAAGACACCTTCATTCTGCTGGGCTTTGCTTTGCTCGGAGTGTCCTACGGCCAAGCATCCGGCACAGTGACGGCCAACTTCGCCCCGCGCTTTCGCTACACCGGCGCCGCCCTCACTTCTGATTTCGCTTGGTTGTTCGGTGCCGCCTTCGCCCCGCTGGTTGCCCTGGGCCTGTCCGCCAAATTCGGACTCATGTCGGTGACCGTATACCTGCTATCCGGCGTCATTTGCACCCTGCTGGCGCTAGCCGTTAACCAGTCGCTGGAGGAGCAGGCAGAGGAGTGAGCGACACGCTACGAGCTTGGGCTGCAACACCGTTTGAGGCCCAAGCCACCTGAAACACAAAAGCCAGCGGCAGGAACAAAGCGAAGCGTGTTACTGAAACGAAAGAGGCCGCGTCCAGATCTGGATGCGGCCTCTATGTTATCGGCCCCGGTAAACCCCGGCCCGCATTCCAACGTTTAACCTTTCACTCTTAACTCAAGCTGCCCAGCGCAGCCTTAGTGAACGGCGCAATTTCGTCTTCCTTACCCTCACGTATTTTCACCAACCAGTTCGGGTCCTGCAGCAACGCACGGCCCACGGCAATTATGTCGAACTCGTCGTTATCCATGCGCCGCTCCAGCTCATCAAGCCCCGTCGGGTTAGCCGTTCCACCCATGCCTTCTGGGCTATTGAGGAAGTCGCCATCCAAACCCACGCTGCCCACAGAAATCACCGGCTTACCCGTAATCTTTTTAGTCCAACCTGCCAAGTTCAGATCGGACCCCTCAAATTCTGGCAACCAAAAACGGCGCGTAGACGCGTGAAACACATCGACACCGGCCTCCACAAACGGCATCAGGAAGCGCTCCAGCTCTTCTGGATTATGAGCCAGCTTTGCCTCGTAATCTTGCTGCTTCCACTGGGAAAAACGCAGCACGATGGCGAAGTCCTCACCTACCGCCTCGCGTACC
This window contains:
- the cyoB gene encoding cytochrome o ubiquinol oxidase subunit I, coding for MFENLDLIKLIFGRLTWEAIPFHDPIILSTFAMVALGGVAVLAALTRYKLWGYLWNEWFTTIDHKKIGIMYIILGLVMLLRGFADAIMMRLHQAMAFGDATGYLPPHHYDQIFTAHGVIMIFFVAMPLVTGIMNYLIPLQIGTRDVAFPFLNNFSFWMTTGGAVLLMVSLFVGEFAKTGWLAYPPLSGILQSPGVGVDYYIWALQIAGVGTLLSGVNLLVTIVKMRAPGMSLMKMPVFTWTSLCTNILIVAAFPVLTAVLAMLSMDRYLDTAFFTNDLGGNAMMYVNLIWIWGHPEVYILILPVFGIFSEIVSTYSRKPLFGYTSMVYATVVITVLSYLVWLHHFFTMGSGASVNSFFGITTMIISIPTGAKIFNWLFTMFRGRIRFDVPMLWTLGFMVTFVIGGMTGVLLAVPPVDFVLHNSLFLIAHFHNVIIGGVLFGLFAGITYWFPKATGYKLDEFWGKMSFWFWLIGFYFAFMPLYVLGLMGVTRRVSHFEDMSLQIWFQIAAFGAVLIAVGIASFIIQLVVSFMRRESLKDETGDPWDGRTLEWSTSSPPPPYNFAFTPRVHQLDAWWQMKQHGFQRPESGFIAIHMPKGTWAGIVLSGISVAIGFAMIWHMWLLAGVSFVALIGTVIYHTFNYDREYYIPAEEIERIEAERTRVLANV
- the cyoA gene encoding ubiquinol oxidase subunit II, translating into MQLFKYLRGASLTLLVTALLAGCDAVVMSPSGDVAVQQRDLLVWATVLMLLVIVPVIVLTLWFAWHYREANTKANYKPDWNHSTVLELVIWSVPLMIIIALGAMTWVSTHKLDPYRPLDRIDAHTPVPATLEPLTVEVVALDWKWLFIYPEQGIATVNELAAPVNHPIRFKITASTMMNSFFIPAMAGQIYAMAGMETKLHGVINEPGVYKGFSANYSGAGYSQMKFDFHGLSEEDFDDWVAKVKASEGNLSRDEYLQLEAPSIDEPVSYYGEVDPTLYYGIFNRCVEPGQVCMEDMMYHAGMNKHAGHHADAKANHEGHQDHEGNAGHPHHGGHHE
- a CDS encoding MFS transporter; translated protein: MSQTSSASMPSKPGHSSVAPNEIAVGVVIGRTSEYFDFFVYGIASVLIFPQLFFPFTGQLQGMLYAFMVFALAFVARPFGTALFMWIQRQWGRGIKLTTALFLLGTATAGIAFLPGYEQLGGHAIVLLALFRMMQGIAFGGSWDGLPSLLALNAPKESRSWYTMIGQLGAPLGFVIASALFLYLYNSLSAADFMSWGWRYPFFVAFAINVVALFARLRLVLGEEYTEAMQESELEPIRTSEMVREEGHNIFIGSFAALASYALFHVVTIFPLSWIAFQGSQTTAEVLTVQVLGGFVGIIATICSGWIAARIGKRTTVGALAAMIGVFSLLTPLLMGGSPVMQDTFILLGFALLGVSYGQASGTVTANFAPRFRYTGAALTSDFAWLFGAAFAPLVALGLSAKFGLMSVTVYLLSGVICTLLALAVNQSLEEQAEE